In one window of Helianthus annuus cultivar XRQ/B chromosome 17, HanXRQr2.0-SUNRISE, whole genome shotgun sequence DNA:
- the LOC118488838 gene encoding uncharacterized protein LOC118488838, translating to MKCTGDILGKQLNKSSLPLRYKFLLYVLIQCLSNRRSGYDMANYGLVGLMVALVLNKPFNISKYIFANMKENLRRTGSMTGGSKFWMYPRFLQMIMNVQHPNLPKEDNDVMKVEVMKEISLKVLKGFSAKSFKESDPPWKLFGFLDKNAYVAPENDKWRHDNSESDDEEPTLNKKIQDKFGKKDDEV from the coding sequence ATGAAATGTACCGGAGACATTTTGGGAAAGCAGCTGAACAAGTCTTCGTTACCGCTTCGTTACAAgtttttactttatgtattgatcCAGTGTTTGAGTAATCGCCGAAGTGGATACGACATGGCGAACTATGGTCTCGTCGGTTTGATGGTGGCTTTAGTATTGAACAAACCGTTCAATATCTCAAAGTACATATTCGCCAACATGAAAGAAAACTTGAGAAGAACTGGAAGTATGACAGGTGGCAGCAAGTTCTGGATGTACCCACGGTTTCTGCAGATGATTATGAATGTACAACATCCGAATCTTCCTAAAGAAGACAATGATGTTATGAAGGTTGAAGTTATGAAAGAAATATCATTGAAAGTCTTGAAAGGATTCAGTGCTAAAAGCTTCAAGGAAAGTGATCCTCCATGGAAGTTATTCGGTTTTCTAGATAAAAACGCGTATGTggcaccagaaaatgataaatggCGACACGACAACAGCGAGTCCGACGATGAAGAGCCCACCTTGAACAAGAAGATCCAAGATAAATTTGGAAAGAAAGATGACGAAGTGTAA